A window from Streptomyces sp. NBC_00271 encodes these proteins:
- a CDS encoding 5-formyltetrahydrofolate cyclo-ligase, with the protein MLRRGFLAVRNRLTPYDLRESAGTLALRALELPELAHARTVAAYVSVGSEPGTLALLDALHTRGVRVLLPVLMADNDLDWGAYAGEGSLERVRHGGRMALLEPAGERLGPEAVQEADAVLLPGLAVDRHGMRLGRGGGSYDRVLARLERAGADPALVVLLYDAEVVEHVPAEPHDRPVHAVVTPSGVRRFDCGSG; encoded by the coding sequence ATGTTGCGGCGAGGCTTCCTCGCGGTGAGAAACAGGTTGACACCCTACGACCTGCGGGAATCCGCCGGGACCCTGGCCCTGCGGGCGCTGGAGCTGCCGGAGCTGGCGCACGCGCGCACGGTGGCGGCGTACGTCTCCGTGGGGAGCGAGCCGGGCACCCTCGCGCTCCTGGACGCGCTCCACACGCGCGGGGTGCGCGTGCTGCTGCCGGTCCTGATGGCGGACAACGACCTGGACTGGGGCGCGTACGCCGGAGAGGGCTCCCTGGAGCGTGTCCGACACGGCGGCAGGATGGCTCTCTTGGAGCCGGCGGGTGAGCGGCTCGGTCCCGAGGCCGTCCAGGAGGCCGACGCCGTCCTGCTGCCCGGCCTGGCCGTGGACCGGCACGGAATGCGCCTGGGGCGCGGCGGCGGCTCGTACGACCGCGTACTGGCCCGCCTGGAGCGCGCGGGGGCCGATCCCGCGCTGGTGGTGCTGCTGTACGACGCGGAGGTCGTCGAGCATGTCCCGGCGGAACCTCACGACCGTCCCGTCCACGCGGTGGTGACGCCTTCGGGGGTGCGCCGCTTCGACTGCGGGTCCGGGTAG
- a CDS encoding penicillin acylase family protein, producing MPPNTTASSGQKPGKSGRKKGRKARLFLIVLVLALFGGVAYGGYWGVSTVRASFPQTKGSLTLDGLSGPVDVKRDGNGIPQIYASSDEDLFMAQGYVQAQDRFYEMDVRRHMTSGRLSEMFGSGQVKNDEFLRTMGWDRVAKEEYDKKLSASTKKYLQAYAKGVNAYLKGKDGEDISLEYAALGFTNDYKPQEWTPVDSVAWLKAMAWDLRGNMQEEIDRSLMTSRLGPKQIADLYPEYPYSRNKTITQEGQYDSVTGSYVQGGSTTAGSGTQSTSGTGLAGNTTAPDGLQSQLSKLYNVLDNVPTAVGVNGNGIGSNSWVVAGEHTITNKPLLANDPHLSASLPSVWYQMGLHCTSVSSKCQYDVSGYTFAGMPGVVIGHNQNIAWGMTNSGVDVTDLYLEKITGEGYEYDGKVLPFTTRKETIKVAGGSTKTIVVRETKDGMPLLSDRDDELVKVGKKATVDSGAPDRGDGYAIALRWTALDPGNSMDAVFQLDKASNWSEFRTAAASFDVPSQNLIYADTNDNIGYQLPGKIPTRSKGDDGSLPSPGWNSKYQWTGYIKQSALPYEYNPKRGYIVTANQAVVDKDKYPYTLTTDWGYGTRSQRISDLIEAKIKGGGKISTDDMRQMQLDDSSEIAKLIVPKLLKIDVADKNVRDAQKLLEGWDYTQDADSAAAAYFNATWRNILKLAFGNKLPKELRVKGQCLNVAPVDSTGPADENQTVRECGQREADQAQPDGGDRWFEVVRKIIDDQNNDWWKAPKTRLDKAADNRDELFARAMKDARWELTAKLGKDMDTWSWGRLHRLFLKNQTLGTEGPGVLQYMLNRGPWKLSGGEATVNATGWNAAGGYGVVWVPSMRMVVNLDDFDKSKWINLSGASGHAYSAHYTDQTDKWAKGELLPWSFSDKAVDKSTSDTLVLKP from the coding sequence ATGCCCCCGAACACCACCGCCTCTTCCGGCCAGAAGCCGGGCAAGTCCGGCAGGAAGAAGGGGCGCAAGGCCCGACTGTTCCTGATTGTCCTGGTTCTGGCCCTCTTCGGAGGCGTTGCCTATGGCGGCTACTGGGGGGTCAGTACCGTCCGTGCCTCCTTCCCGCAGACCAAGGGCTCCCTCACGCTCGACGGGCTGTCGGGCCCCGTGGACGTCAAGCGGGACGGCAACGGGATCCCGCAGATCTACGCCTCCTCCGACGAGGACCTGTTCATGGCGCAGGGCTACGTCCAGGCGCAGGACCGGTTCTACGAGATGGACGTACGCCGTCACATGACCTCGGGCCGGCTGTCCGAGATGTTCGGCTCCGGCCAGGTCAAGAACGACGAGTTCCTGCGCACGATGGGCTGGGACCGGGTCGCCAAGGAGGAGTACGACAAGAAACTGTCGGCCTCCACGAAGAAGTACCTCCAGGCGTACGCCAAGGGAGTCAACGCCTACCTGAAGGGCAAGGACGGCGAGGACATCTCCCTGGAGTACGCGGCCCTTGGTTTCACCAACGACTACAAGCCCCAGGAGTGGACCCCGGTCGACTCGGTCGCGTGGCTGAAGGCGATGGCCTGGGACCTGCGCGGCAACATGCAGGAAGAGATCGACCGCTCCCTGATGACCAGCCGTCTGGGCCCGAAGCAGATCGCCGACCTGTACCCGGAGTACCCCTACAGCCGGAACAAGACGATCACCCAGGAAGGCCAGTACGACAGCGTCACGGGATCGTACGTCCAGGGCGGCAGCACGACGGCGGGCAGCGGGACGCAGTCCACGTCGGGCACCGGCCTCGCGGGGAACACCACCGCGCCCGACGGCCTGCAGAGCCAGCTCTCCAAGCTCTACAACGTGCTCGACAACGTGCCCACCGCCGTCGGCGTGAACGGCAACGGCATCGGCTCGAACTCCTGGGTCGTCGCGGGCGAGCACACGATCACCAACAAGCCGCTGCTGGCCAACGACCCGCACCTGTCGGCCTCGCTGCCCTCGGTCTGGTACCAGATGGGCCTGCACTGCACGAGCGTCTCCAGCAAGTGCCAGTACGACGTCTCCGGCTACACCTTCGCGGGCATGCCCGGCGTGGTCATCGGCCACAACCAAAACATCGCCTGGGGCATGACCAACTCCGGGGTCGACGTCACCGACCTCTACCTGGAGAAGATCACCGGCGAGGGCTACGAGTACGACGGCAAGGTGCTGCCCTTCACGACCCGCAAGGAAACGATCAAGGTCGCGGGCGGCTCCACCAAGACGATCGTCGTCCGGGAGACCAAGGACGGGATGCCGCTGCTCTCCGACCGCGACGACGAACTGGTCAAGGTCGGCAAGAAGGCCACCGTCGACAGCGGGGCACCCGACCGCGGCGACGGCTACGCCATCGCGCTGCGCTGGACCGCCCTGGACCCGGGCAACTCCATGGACGCCGTCTTCCAGCTGGACAAGGCGTCGAACTGGTCCGAGTTCCGCACGGCGGCCGCGTCCTTCGACGTGCCCTCGCAGAACCTGATCTACGCCGACACCAACGACAACATCGGCTACCAGCTGCCGGGCAAGATCCCGACCCGGTCCAAGGGTGACGACGGCTCGCTCCCGTCGCCCGGCTGGAACTCCAAGTACCAGTGGACCGGCTACATCAAGCAGTCCGCGCTGCCCTACGAGTACAACCCGAAGCGCGGCTACATCGTGACCGCCAACCAGGCGGTCGTCGACAAGGACAAGTACCCCTACACGCTCACCACGGACTGGGGTTACGGAACGCGCAGCCAGCGGATCTCCGATCTCATCGAGGCGAAGATCAAGGGCGGCGGCAAGATCTCGACCGACGACATGCGCCAGATGCAGCTCGACGACAGCAGTGAGATCGCCAAGCTGATCGTGCCCAAGTTGCTCAAGATCGACGTCGCCGACAAGAACGTCCGCGACGCGCAGAAGCTCCTGGAGGGCTGGGACTACACCCAGGACGCCGACTCCGCGGCGGCCGCGTACTTCAACGCGACCTGGCGCAACATCCTCAAGCTCGCCTTCGGCAACAAGCTGCCCAAGGAGCTGCGGGTCAAGGGCCAGTGCCTGAACGTCGCCCCGGTCGACTCCACCGGCCCCGCGGACGAGAACCAGACGGTGCGCGAGTGCGGCCAGCGTGAGGCGGACCAGGCGCAGCCGGACGGCGGCGACCGCTGGTTCGAGGTGGTCCGCAAGATCATCGACGATCAGAACAACGACTGGTGGAAGGCGCCCAAGACGCGCCTCGACAAGGCGGCCGACAACCGGGACGAGCTGTTCGCGCGGGCCATGAAGGACGCCCGCTGGGAGCTGACCGCCAAGCTCGGCAAGGACATGGACACCTGGAGCTGGGGCCGGCTGCACCGCCTGTTCCTGAAGAACCAGACCCTGGGCACCGAAGGTCCCGGCGTCCTGCAGTACATGCTCAACCGCGGCCCCTGGAAGCTCAGCGGCGGCGAGGCGACGGTCAACGCGACCGGCTGGAACGCCGCGGGCGGCTACGGAGTGGTCTGGGTGCCGTCCATGCGGATGGTGGTCAACCTCGACGACTTCGACAAGTCGAAGTGGATCAACCTCTCCGGCGCCTCCGGGCACGCCTACAGCGCCCACTACACCGACCAGACGGACAAGTGGGCCAAGGGCGAACTGCTGCCGTGGTCCTTCTCGGACAAGGCGGTCGACAAGAGCACGAGCGACACCCTGGTGCTCAAGCCGTGA
- the galU gene encoding UTP--glucose-1-phosphate uridylyltransferase GalU: protein MTESHPRISKAVIPAAGLGTRFLPATKATPKEMLPVVDKPAIQYVVEEAVSAGLDDVLMITGRNKRPLEDHFDRNYELESALQKKGDANRLAKVQESSDLATMHYVRQGDPKGLGHAVLCAAPHVGHEPFAVLLGDDLIDPRDPLLARMVEVQEQHGGSVIALMEVEPEQIHLYGSAAVEATGEGDLVKVTGLVEKPDPADAPSNYAIIGRYVLDPHIFDILRKTEPGRGGEIQLTDALQQLAQDEKVGGPVHGVVFKGRRYDTGDRGDYLRAIVRLACEREDLGPDFRTWLRSYVAEEM from the coding sequence ATGACTGAGTCGCACCCCAGGATCAGCAAGGCTGTCATCCCCGCAGCAGGCCTCGGCACCCGGTTCCTGCCGGCCACCAAAGCCACTCCCAAAGAGATGCTGCCGGTCGTAGACAAGCCGGCGATCCAGTACGTGGTCGAAGAGGCCGTGTCGGCGGGTCTCGACGACGTCCTGATGATCACCGGACGCAACAAGCGCCCCCTCGAGGACCACTTCGACCGCAATTATGAGCTGGAGTCCGCCCTTCAGAAGAAGGGCGACGCCAACCGGCTCGCCAAGGTCCAGGAGTCCAGCGACCTGGCCACCATGCACTACGTGCGCCAGGGCGACCCCAAGGGCCTCGGTCACGCCGTCCTGTGCGCGGCGCCGCACGTCGGCCACGAGCCCTTCGCCGTGCTCCTCGGCGACGACCTGATCGACCCCCGCGACCCCCTCCTCGCCCGCATGGTCGAGGTCCAGGAGCAGCACGGCGGCAGTGTCATCGCGCTCATGGAGGTCGAGCCTGAGCAGATCCACCTCTACGGCTCCGCGGCCGTCGAGGCCACCGGGGAGGGCGACCTCGTCAAGGTGACCGGCCTGGTCGAGAAGCCGGACCCGGCGGACGCGCCCAGCAACTACGCGATCATCGGGCGCTACGTCCTCGACCCGCACATCTTCGACATACTCCGCAAGACCGAGCCGGGCCGCGGCGGCGAGATCCAGCTCACCGACGCCCTCCAGCAGCTCGCGCAGGACGAGAAGGTCGGCGGCCCCGTGCACGGCGTCGTCTTCAAGGGCCGCCGTTATGACACCGGCGACCGAGGCGACTATCTGCGTGCCATTGTCAGGCTCGCGTGCGAACGTGAGGACCTGGGCCCGGACTTCCGGACCTGGCTTCGCAGTTACGTAGCCGAGGAGATGTAG